The genomic window GCGCGCCGAGGGAACCGCCACAAGCGGCCGGCGACGCTCGTCAAAGCGAAACCGGCTACCGCCGGAGGAATGAGCACGTCATGAGCACCGCCCGGACCATGATCGACCGCTTCCGTCAGCGTCGGATCATCAGCCGCGACAACCGCGCCATCAACCGCGCGCTCGCCGGCGCTCCGACTCAGGCGATGCGTGACGAGATCGCCGTCATCGCCCAGCGGCGCTGGATCTCCTGACCCGCGCCCGCTCTACCTCTCGAAACGGCCCGCCCGGGTGACCTGGGCGGGCCGTTTCGTGTCAAATCACACTTTCGAAGATCGAGCCATCGTCCCTCCGGGGCGTATACCGGGATTCCTACCGCCGCAACCGCCCGGTACCGTGGGCACGGTCCCCGATCCGGCTCTGCCGGTCGGCCCGGGAAACCGGGGCCATCGGCGGCGACAGCACTTCGGCCCCCGGCACGGCGGGGTTGAAAAGCTGGCACGGCCCAACGGCGGAAGGTCGCCGCTGGGGTCGCGTCCGTGCAAAGCTGGCACGGCCGCATCGATGAGGAGGCGCATATGACGTCCGAGGGGCAGCACGCCGGTCAGCCGGCCGAGGCCACGTCGGGCGGACCCACGTCGAGCGGGTTCCCGCACGACCCCGAGGGTCAGCGGCCCGACCAGCGCACAGCCGGCCGGGCATCGGCTCCGCCTCCCGCTGAGGGCTTCGCCAACTCCTACGGGCCACCGCCGGCCAGTGCTCCCGGTGGGGGCTCGCCGTTCGTGGTTCCCGCAGTCTCCACCTTCGGTGCGGGTCCCAACCCCACCGGCGGGACGTCGTACGGGTCCGCACGTGTGCCACAGCCCGAGAGCGAACTGCCGCAGCGGAACGCCTCGCCGTACGGGTCGGTGGCCCCCGAGGCCTCGCCGTACGGCACGGTCGCGCCCGCACCCGGCCAGCCCGGCACACCACCTCCGCCGTACGGTTCGGCACCCCCGGCCCCTTCCGGGGCCGCCTGGGCGCCAGCCGGTTCCGACCCGGCCGCGACGCCCTCGCCTGGCTTCCCGCCGCCGCCCGCCGGTTTCCAGCCCGCCGCTGGCTTCCCGGCGCCCGCCGGTTCCCCGGCATCCGCTGGATTCCCGCCGTCCGCTGGATTCCCGCCGTCCGCGGGTTTCCCGGCGCCCTCGCCGCAAGGTTCCACCGATTCGGCATCGCCGTTCGGCGCCTCCGGTCTGCCCGCTCGCACACCGCAGTCCGCGGCCGATCCGGCTGCTTCGCCGTTCGGAGCCGCCGGCCTGCCCACTCGCACACCACCGGCTTCGGACAGCCCGTCCAGCTTCGCGGCGCCGAAACCCGGTGGGCTACCCACCCGTAAGCCCGGCGCCACCGCGCCCGAGGACGGCGGTCTCGGCCGTTCCTTCTCCGCCTTCGGTGACCAGGCGGTGCGGGTCCCCGGCGCCAGCCTCTCCGACCTGCCTGACGGTTCCGCGGGCCAGAGCGGCTTCACCGCCGGTCCCGCACAGAACAGCTGGATGCAGCAGAACGCCCGGCCCGCCGAGCCCGCCGCCGATGCCTCGCGCCCGGCCGCCGACTCGTTCCCGTCCCGGCGCGGCGACGGCGGCGGATTCCCGCTGCGCGCCCCCGCCGGCCCCGGCACCGATCCGTCCGACTCCCCGTCCGGCCCGGGGTCCAGCTCGCAGCCCGCCTTCGGATCCAGCCCGCAGCCTGGTTTCGGGCCCAACTCGCAGCAGGGCCTGGGGTCCGGGTCCCAAGGCCTCGGATCCGGCGCACAGGGGCTCGCGCCCGGTTCGCAGGGCCCCGGAGCCGGGACGCAGGCTGGCCTGGACCTGCCTATTCGTAGCCAGCAGCCGTTCGGCACATCGCCGTTCGCGTCCTCCGCGCCCGCCAGTCCCTCCGCGGCCGCCGGTTTCCCCGCGCCCGCTGGTGAGGAGCAGCCGCCCGCGACTGCCGCCGGTTACCCGCAGCGTGTCCCGGGGGCGGCTCTCGCCTCGGGCGGAAGCCTGTCGTCCAATACGCCCGCCGCAGGCGACCCGCTGTCGGGCTCGTCACCGTTCGGCGGCGCGTCTCCGGCCAGCAGCACGCCCGGCACCTCACCGTTCAGCGGATCCACCGGATCCGCCTCGGTCAGCGGCGCACCCAGCGCTTCGCCGTTCGGCCCGGCCGGGTCCTCGCCGGTCAGCGGTTCCCCGGGCGCCTCGCCGTTCGGCGGGTCCGCTTCGGTCAGCGGCGTGCCCGGCGGATCGACCTTCGGCTCCGCCGGGTCGTCCCCGGTCAGCGGCACGCCCGGAAACTCGCCCTATGGCGCATCCGCCTCAGTCAGCGGCACGCCCGGGTCCACGCCGTTCGGCGCGGCCGGGTCGTCCCCGGTCAGTGGTTCCCCGGAGAACTCACCGTTCGGCGGGTCTTCCCCGTCCAGCGGTTCTTCGGGAGCGTCGCCGTTCGGCGGATCCACCGGATCCGCTTCGGTCAGCGGTGCACCCGGGTCCTCGCAGTTCGGCGAGTCGGCTGGTTCCTCGCCCTACGGCGCCCCGGCGAGTTCCTCGCAGTTCGAAGACTCGGCAGGTTCCCCGCAGTTCGGAGAGTCGGCCGGCTCTTCGCAGTTCGGGGACCCGGCTGGATCTTCGCCGTATGGTTCCGTCAGCTCCTCGCAGTTCGGGGACTCGGCAGGTGCTTCGCCATACGGTGCCGCCGCTAGCTCCCCGCAGTTCGGAGACCCCGCCGACGCCTCGCCGTACGGTGCGGTCGCCGGCTCCTCACCGTTCGGAGAATCGGTGGACTCCTCGTCATACGGTGCTACCGCCAACTCCTCGCCATACGGGGAATCGGGTGGATCCGGTTCCTTCGGGGCTGCCGCTGGTGACGCACGGGGTCCGTTGGCTGCCGCCGATCAGTCCGGCGCCGACAGCCGTGGCTCGGCCGATCCGCAGGGCGCTTCGTCGGTTCCGCAGCCGCGTGAACCCGGCGCGCCGCGTGAACCCGGCGCCAAGCCCGCCGTCGGCTCAGCCCGTCCGGTGACGGCCAGTGCCTCGGTGCCCGGCCGGGTCAGTCCGAGTGAGGCGGCCGAGATGCCGCCGCCGCCCGCCGCCGCGCCGCAGGCCCGGGTCTACGGTCGTCCGGCCGCGTCCACTCCCGACAAACCGGAGGACGACTCAGCCGGTTCCTCCCGGTCCGGCGAGGTTCCGTCCGGCGGGTTCGCCGTTCCGTTCGGCGGCCAGCCGGGTGAGAACCCGTCAAGCCTGCCCCAGCGCGGCTCGGCTTCAGTCGGCAGCTTCGGATCACCGCAGGGTGACTCCGGGTTCGGCGCGCAGCACGAAGCCCCCTCAGGTGGCTTCGGCTCCCCGCAGCATGATGGTGTTTTCGGAGCACCGCAGCATGATGGTGGATTCGGAGCACCGCAGAACGACGGTGGATTCGGAACGCCGCAGAACGACGGTGGATTCGGAACGCCGCAGGGTGATGGTGCTTTCGGGGCACCGCAGAGTGAGAACCCGTCCGGCGGTTTCGGCCTGCCGCAGCGTGGTCAGGCTCAGTCCGGCGGTCCGGGCGAGCCCGGCTTCGGGCCTCGTGGTGAGAGCCCGTCCGGCGGTTTCGGATCGCCCCAGAACACCGGATCGCCCCAGAACGATGGCGGTTTCGGAGCACCGCAGGGCGGCAACTACGGAACGCCGCAGAACGACGGTGGCTTCGGAACATCGCAGGGTGATGGTGGTTTCGGGGCGCCGCAGGGTGATGGTGCTTTCCGAGGGCCGCAGCACGGCGAGAACAGCTTCGGGGCACCGCAGGGCGAGAACTCGTCCGGCGGGTTCGGGCTGCCGCAGCGGAACGCCGATGGTGAGCCGCAGTCCGGTGGGTTCCCGGCCGCGCCGGAGACTCCCGGGTTCGGTGGCTTCTCGCCAGCCGGTGAGGGAGTGGCTCCGCAGTCGCCGGCTCGGGCGACCGCCCGTGCGACCGCGAGCGCCCGAGTGACGCCGCCGGAGGTTCCGGGTGCCGGTTCGCCGTTCGCGATGCCGGGTTCCCCGCAGTTCCCGGGTCCGGGCGCGAGCGCCATGCCGGGTTCGCCGTTCTCCGGTTCGGGTTCGGCCATGCCGGGTTCGCCGCAGTTCCCGGGTTCGGCGCCGCCGTTCGGTTCCGGTGACCAGGCTGGTTCGCCGTTCGGCGGTCCGGCTGACTCGCCGTTCGGTGCGCAGGCCGGCCCGCCGTTCGATGCGGGCCGTGGTGCTCAGGCGGACCACTACAACGAGCACACCACCGATGTCTCGGGCCGCGGCGACTCGCCGTACGTCCCGTTGCCCGCGTTGTCGCCGATGCCCGGTGAACAGCCCAGCGGCGGGATCTACCCGGGTGGTCCGGCGGCTCGCGCCACGGTGACCCCGCCCGGTCCGGAGGACACCACGAGCTGGCCCGGCCCGGCTGACGAGCAGGGCAAGTTCGACCAGTTCAAGGCGGACACCCCGGCACCGGCCCCGTCTGCGAAGACGAACGTGCGAACGATTCCGGCGGCTCTGGCCGTGGCGCTCGGCGCGTTCGTCCTGCTGGCGGTGGTGTTCGGACTGGTCTTCCTGATCTCGGGTGAGGACGAGTTCAATGTGGCGCAGGGTGACTGTGTGAAGCGCAGCGGCACCACACCGGTGGTGGCGCCGTGCACTGAGCCGGACACGTTCCAGGTCACCAACATCGTTACGGCCAAGGACCAGTGCGGTGACGCCACCCAGCCGTACATCGTGATCCCGAAGGACAGCGGTGACCAGGTGCTCTGTCTGAAGAAGAACGGCTGACCGCGAGCGTCGGCACAAAGCAGTGAACCAGGTCCCGCTCGGGTGAGCCGGGGCCTGGTTCGTTCATACGGGTAGGGCACGATGGCGGGATGGAATTTCGCGTGCGTGCGCCCGAACTCAAGGGTCGCGGTTGGCTGAACACCGGCGGTAAGGCTCTCACTCTGGCCGATCTGCGCGGAAAGATCCTGCTCCTGGATTTCTGGACGTTCTGTTGCATCAATTGCCTGCACGTCCTGGACGAGCTTCGCCCGCTGGAGGAGAAGTACGGCGACGCGCTCGTCGTGATCGGCGTGCACTCGCCGAAGTTCGAGCACGAGCGTGACCCGAAGGCGTTGGCCGCCGCGGTGGAGCGGTACGGCGTGCATCACCCGGTGGTCGACGACGGCGACATGCACCTGTGGGAGCAGTACGCCGCGAAGGCCTGGCCGACGCTGGCCGTGGTCGATCCGGAAGGCTATCTGGTCTCCTCGATGGCGGGTGAGGGGCACGCCGAAGGCCTGTCCCGGCTGATCGACGAGCTGATCATCAAGCATGAGGCGAGCGGCACCCTGCACCGCGGCGACGGCCCGTATGTGCCCCCGCCCGCCGCCGAGGGTCTGCTGCATTTCCCGGGCAAGGCGATCGAGCTGGCCGACGGCAATCTGCTGGTCTCCGACTCGGCCCGGCACTCGGTGGTGGAGTTGTCGCCCGATGGGGCGACCCTGGTGCGGCGGTTCGGTGGCCCGGAGCGGGGCGTGCCGTTCAGCGAGCCGCAGGGCATGGCGCTGCTGCCGCCGGCGGTGGCGTCGACGGCCGGCTACGACGTGGTGATCGCGGACACGGTCAACCACCAGCTCCGGGCGATCAATCTGATGTCCGGCGAGATCACTCTGGTCGCGGGTTCGGGACGGCCGTGGCGTTCGACGGTCGACGATCACGCACACGACGCCTTGGCCGCGGATCTGTCATCGCCGTGGGATGTGGCCTGGTTCGACGACAAGGTCGTGATCGCGATGGCCGGCATCCACCAGCTGTGGTGGTTCGACCCGATCAAGCGCACGGTGGGCGTCTACGCCGGTACGACGGTGGAGGCGCTACGGGACGGCCCGATCCCGGACGTGTGGATGGCCCAGCCGTCCGGCCTGTCGGTCAGCGCTGATCAGAAACGGCTGTGGATCGCCGACAGTGAGACGTCGGCGCTGCGCTATGTCGAGGCCGGCGTGATGCATACCGCAGTCGGTCAGGGACTGTTCGATTTCGGTCACGTGGATGGTCCGGCTGCCGAGGCGTTGTTCCAGCACCCGCTCGGTGTGGCCGCTCTGGCGGACGGTTCGGTTCTGGTGGCGGACACGTACAACGGCGCGGTTCGTCGTTTCGATCCGGAGTCGGGCGAGGTGTCCACGGTGGATTCCGGACTGGCCGAGCCGAGCGACGTTCTGGTGACTCAGAACCAGGTGATCGTGGTGGAGTCGGCCGCGCACCGGCTGACCCGGCTGGCACCCGGCGCGGTCAAGACGGTGACCGGGGAACGGCACAAGACGGAGCGCCCGCCGTCGCACCTGGCTCCGGGCGAGGTGACCCTGGACGTGATCTTCACGCCGGCGCCGGGGCAGAAGCTGGACAGCCAGTTCGGTTCGCCGGTGCGGCTGACCGTGTCGGCGTCGCCGGCCGAGCTGCTGCTGGACGGCGCCGGCGTCACCACTGACCTGACGCGCAAGATCACCCTCAACCCGGACGTACCCAAGGGGGTCTTGCAGGTTGTCGCGCAGGCCGCGACGTGTGACGTGGACGCCGAGTTCGGTGCCTGTCATCTGACCCGGCAGGACTGGGGTGTGCCGATCGTGATCGACCCGGCCGGCCCGCAGCGCCTACCGTTGATCTTGCGAGGGGTGGACACCGCGAACTGATATCCGTCGAGTGACGGATAAGGGGCATGGACGACACAGACGACCCGGATGACGCCGCGTTGATCCGCAAGGACTTCGCGGCGTTGTTCGACCGGCACGCCCCGCACATCCACCGCTATCTGGCTCGTCGTCTCGGTGACCAGTCGGCTGACGATCTGGTCGCCGAGACGTTCCTGACCGCGTTCCGTCGCCGGGCCTCGTTCCGGGCCGATCAGCGGGACGCCCGCCCGTGGCTCTACGGGATCGCCACGAATCTGGTGGCCCAGCATCGCCGGGACGAGGTCCGCCGGCTGCGCCTGCACCGGGCGGTACCGCCGGAGCAGGACACGGCTTGTCACGCCGACCGGGTGGCCGCCGACGTCACCGCCGCGGCGCTGCGTAACACCCTCACCGAGGCTCTGGCCGATCTCGCCGACGGCGACCGCGACGTGCTGTTGCTCCTCGTGCAGGAGGAGCTGACGTATGAGCAGGTCGGGGCGGCACTCGACATTCCGGTGGGCACGGTCCGGTCCCGGATGCATCGGGCCCGTGTCCAGCTTCGCGCCGCGCTCGGCGGCAGCAACCCGTTGATCAGCACCGATGTGGAGGTTCACCATGGATGAGATCACGCTGGTCCGGGACCTGGGCGAGGAGACCGCACTGCCGTCGTCGCAGCGCCTGGCCGCGTCGCGGATGACGCTGATGTCCGAAGTCGCACCTGTCGCGAAAAAGAGTCGCCGGTGGGCCGCTCTGCTGACGGCTGCCGCTGCGGCCGTCGTGGCGGCGGTGGCGATCCCCCAGGTCGTGACGACGCCGGCCGCCCAGCCCGCACCCCCGGCGGCGAGCGCGCCGGAAATGACTCCGGTAGCGGCCTTCCTGAACGCGGCGGCGACCACCGCGGCGAAGGAGAAGGACGTCGTCCCGCGCGGCGATCAGTACCTCTACCTGCGATTTGTCGAGTTCGACGGCACTCTCAACGAGGCCTGGTTGTCGATCGACGGCCAACACGACAGCAAGGGCCGCGGCGAAGACGGCGATTACCACGTCTTCCGGGGTGAACCGATCCCGCGCTACCTGCCGGACATGCCCACCGACCCGGCGGCGATGTCCGTCTGGATCAAGAAGTACGTCAAGGACCGGACCGGGGCGGACCATCTCGACGCCATCAACAAGTTCATCGGCGTCCTCCCCACCACCGTCTGGATGCGGCCGGCCCAGCGGGCGGCGTTCTACCGCGCGATCGGCCTGATCGACGGGAACCGCCTGGTAGAGGGCGCGCAGGACTCCCGCGGCCGGACCGGCGTCGGCGTGGCCTGGGTCAGTCCGGGCACGACCGAGGAACGTGTCCTCTGGGTCTTCGACGAGAAGTCCCACACGCTGCTCGGCACCAAGGATTCCAGCCTCGATCGGATCGCTCTGGTGGACCGGATCGATCAGAAGGGCTGAACCGCCAGGTGGGCGGCGAGTCCCGCCCGCACCGCGCGGGCCAGGTCGACCGCGCCGGGAGTGTCGCCGTGCACGCAGATCGACCGGACCGGGCAGGGCGTGACGGTGCCGTCGACGGCGATCACCTCGCCGTCGACGGCCATCCGCACCACCCGGGTGACCACCTCGTCCACGTCGTGCACGATCGCGTCCGGCTGGTTGCGTGGCACGAGACGGCCGTCGGCCAGGTAGCCGCGGTCGGCGAAGCCCTCGCCGACCACGGAGAGCCCGGCTTCGACGGCCCGGGCGGCCAGCACCGATCCGGGCTGACAGAGCACCGGCAGCGCGGCGTCGTAGGCGAGCACGGCGTCGATCACCGCGGACGACTGGACCACGTCGACGGCGGCGGTGTTGTAGAGGGCGCCGTGCGGTTTGACGTACCGCACCCGGTCTCCGGCGGCCTTGCAGAACGCTTCCAGGGCGCCGATCTGGTACAGGATGTCGTCGCGTAGCTCGTTACGGTCGTAGTCGATCCGCCGCCGCCCGAACCCGGCCAGATCGCGGTAGCCGACCTGGGCGCCGACCGCGACGCCCTTCTCGGCGGCGAGGCGGCACACCCGGTACATCGTGGACGGGTCGCCGGCGTGGAAGCCGCAGGCCACGTTCGCCGAGGTCACCACGTCGAGCAGGGCGTCGTCGTCGCCGAGGCGCCAGGCGCCGAAGCCTTCACCGAGGTCGGCGTTCAGGTCAATCGAGCTCACGGAATCTCACCGTAGTCCCCGGCCGGGCCTGGGCAAGGGGCGTCACGTCGCCGACCACGCCGATCACCGGGTAACCGCCGGTGGTGGGGTGATCGGCGAGGAAGATGATCGGCTGCCCGTCGGCCGGCACCTGCACCGCGCCGAGCACCACTCCTTCGGAGGGCAGTTCGCCGGCCTTGGCGCGGGTCAAGGCGGTGCCGGCCAGCCGGGTGCCGATCCGGTTGCTCAACGGACTGATTTCGTACGGGGTACCGAACAGCCCCGTCCGATCGAACCAATCGTCACGTGGCCCGAGCCGCAGTCCGAGTACCAGCTCACCGGTGACCCGCGCCGGCTCGCCCACGATCGGGGCGCCGGTGACCGTTCCGACCGGGAGGACGGCCCCGTCGGTGAGCCGGTCCGGTCCCAGCCCGGACAGGGTGTCGGTGGAGCGGCTGCCCAGCACCGGTTCGACGGTGATGCCCCCGGCGACGGCTAGGTAGGACCGCACACCCCGGGTGGCCCGCTTGACGTCGACGATCCCACCGGCCGGGACTTCGAAAAGCTGGTATCCGCGCAGCCGCTCGACCGGCCGGCCGTTGACGTCGACATCGGCGACCGCACCGGTGACCGCCACCAGGGCCGCTGACGCGAACCGCAGCGTGCAGCCGAGCAGCGTGGTCTCCAGCCCGGCCGCGTCGTCAGGGTTGCCGACGAACCGGTTGGCGAGTCGCAGGGCGGGCATGTCCAGGGCGCCGGAGCGGGGTACGCCCAGGTGCGCCCAGCCGGGCCGGCCGAGGTCCTGCACGGTGGTGAGTGGCCCGGCCCGCAACACGGTGATCACGTGGTCACCAGCTGGACCCGGGTGCCGGGGGTGAGAAGGGCGGGCTGCTCCCGTCGTACGTCGAAAAGGGTTTGATCGGTCCTGCCCACCAACCGCCATCCGCCCGGCGACGCAGTGGGGTAGATGCCCGCCCAGCCGCCGGCGAGTGCGACCGATCCGGCCGGCACGCGAGGCCGCGGAGCGTCGAGCCGGGGCACCGCCCACTCATCCGGAAAACCTCGCAGATAGGCGAAACCGGGCGCGAAGCCGGAGAAGGCGACAGTGAGCCGGGTCTCGACCAGTCGCTGCACCGCCTCGTCCCGGGTGACATGCCACAGACCGGCGACGGAGTCCAGATCAGCGCCGTCGAAGACCGTCGGGATCTCCACGATCCGGCCGTCGGCACGGTGCTCGCCCGGGGCTGGCTCCCAGGCCGCCAGAAGGGCTTCCGTGCCCGGCGCGACTCCGTCGAGGAGCACGGTCCGGGCTCCCGGGACGATTTCCACCGCCTGCAGCTCGCCCGCCGCACGACGGCGCCACAGCTCGGCACGCCAATCTTCCACCCGATCCGCGTCGGGGCACTCGATCAGTAGCCCCCAGGCCCCCACCCGTCGTATCTTCATGAGGAAATCATCCGGTGGAGTCAACCGTATCCGCCGTCACTACCCACTAGTAACCTACGGTGCCGTAACCTGGAATGCGTGACGACCTCAGCCCCGTTCCGGATGAAGCCGACCGACCTCGGCAAGCCGCGACTACGCGGCCGGTTGCATCAGTACGCGTTCTTCGTAGCCCTAGTCTGCGGCGTCGTGCTCAGCTCGATCGCCCTGAGCCGGCCAGGCATCTCACCGTTTCTCAGCTGTCTGATCTACAGCGTCACGGTGTGCGGCCTGTTCGGCACCAGCGCCCTCTATCACCGCAGGGTGTGGAGCGAGCGTGGCTACCAGATCATGCGTCGCGCCGACCACTCGATGATCTTCATCTTCATCGCCGGCAGCTACACGCCCTTCTGCGTGCTGCTGCTCGAAGGCACCCAGCAGTTCGTGCTGCTCGTCCTCGTCTGGGGCGGCGCCCTCGGCGGGGTGGCCCTGAAGATGATCTGGCCACACCTGCCCCGCTGGGTGGGCGCACCGCTCTACGTCGCGCTCGGCTGGGTGGCCGTCGCGATCATCCCCGAAGTGCTGCACGTCGGCGGCGTGACCTGCCTGGTGCTGCTGCTCGTCGGCGGCGCGATCTACACGATCGGTGCGGTCTTCTATGCGCTGCGCCGGCCCAACCCCTGGCCGACCGTCTTCGGTCACCACGAGTTCTTCCACGCCTGCACACTGGTCGCGGCGATCTGCCACCACATCGCCGTCTACTTCGCTCTGTACGCCTAGCTCCACACATGACTGCGGGCCCCCTGGATTCCCAGGGGGCCCGCAGTCATGTGTGGGTCAGGAGTACGCCGGGGGAGGCGGCGGCGGGACGTCGTCGCGACGAACCTCGCGGTACTCGGTGGTGTAACCGGCTCCGGCAGCCGGCTGCTGCGACCGGGTCACCACGGTGCGGCGACGGTTGCTCCAGAACACCAGTGTGATCACGAGACCGGCGAAACCGGCCAGCATGAGAATCCAGCCGATCACACCGATGTCCAGGCCACTGATGTCCGCCTCTACAGCGAACGCCAGGATCGCGCCCAGAGCGATCAGGAAAATGCTCGCGCCGATGCCCATCGGACCCTCCTTGGGTGGGTGTCCGCTCGGCCGGGCGCCGATCGCTCGACCGTGATGAATGCGTCGATCGAGCGTTACCCGCCCGTACCGAATCCCAATCAGGCAAGCTGTCCCGATGACCACGCGGACGCTGATTCTGCTGCGCCATGCCAAGGCGGAGATCCCCGGTGACTTCGACGACTACGACCGCGCCCTCAGCGAGCGCGGCAACGCTGACGCGGACGCGGCCGGCTCCTGGTT from Actinoplanes derwentensis includes these protein-coding regions:
- a CDS encoding LppU/SCO3897 family protein, whose amino-acid sequence is MTSEGQHAGQPAEATSGGPTSSGFPHDPEGQRPDQRTAGRASAPPPAEGFANSYGPPPASAPGGGSPFVVPAVSTFGAGPNPTGGTSYGSARVPQPESELPQRNASPYGSVAPEASPYGTVAPAPGQPGTPPPPYGSAPPAPSGAAWAPAGSDPAATPSPGFPPPPAGFQPAAGFPAPAGSPASAGFPPSAGFPPSAGFPAPSPQGSTDSASPFGASGLPARTPQSAADPAASPFGAAGLPTRTPPASDSPSSFAAPKPGGLPTRKPGATAPEDGGLGRSFSAFGDQAVRVPGASLSDLPDGSAGQSGFTAGPAQNSWMQQNARPAEPAADASRPAADSFPSRRGDGGGFPLRAPAGPGTDPSDSPSGPGSSSQPAFGSSPQPGFGPNSQQGLGSGSQGLGSGAQGLAPGSQGPGAGTQAGLDLPIRSQQPFGTSPFASSAPASPSAAAGFPAPAGEEQPPATAAGYPQRVPGAALASGGSLSSNTPAAGDPLSGSSPFGGASPASSTPGTSPFSGSTGSASVSGAPSASPFGPAGSSPVSGSPGASPFGGSASVSGVPGGSTFGSAGSSPVSGTPGNSPYGASASVSGTPGSTPFGAAGSSPVSGSPENSPFGGSSPSSGSSGASPFGGSTGSASVSGAPGSSQFGESAGSSPYGAPASSSQFEDSAGSPQFGESAGSSQFGDPAGSSPYGSVSSSQFGDSAGASPYGAAASSPQFGDPADASPYGAVAGSSPFGESVDSSSYGATANSSPYGESGGSGSFGAAAGDARGPLAAADQSGADSRGSADPQGASSVPQPREPGAPREPGAKPAVGSARPVTASASVPGRVSPSEAAEMPPPPAAAPQARVYGRPAASTPDKPEDDSAGSSRSGEVPSGGFAVPFGGQPGENPSSLPQRGSASVGSFGSPQGDSGFGAQHEAPSGGFGSPQHDGVFGAPQHDGGFGAPQNDGGFGTPQNDGGFGTPQGDGAFGAPQSENPSGGFGLPQRGQAQSGGPGEPGFGPRGESPSGGFGSPQNTGSPQNDGGFGAPQGGNYGTPQNDGGFGTSQGDGGFGAPQGDGAFRGPQHGENSFGAPQGENSSGGFGLPQRNADGEPQSGGFPAAPETPGFGGFSPAGEGVAPQSPARATARATASARVTPPEVPGAGSPFAMPGSPQFPGPGASAMPGSPFSGSGSAMPGSPQFPGSAPPFGSGDQAGSPFGGPADSPFGAQAGPPFDAGRGAQADHYNEHTTDVSGRGDSPYVPLPALSPMPGEQPSGGIYPGGPAARATVTPPGPEDTTSWPGPADEQGKFDQFKADTPAPAPSAKTNVRTIPAALAVALGAFVLLAVVFGLVFLISGEDEFNVAQGDCVKRSGTTPVVAPCTEPDTFQVTNIVTAKDQCGDATQPYIVIPKDSGDQVLCLKKNG
- a CDS encoding NHL domain-containing thioredoxin family protein, translated to MEFRVRAPELKGRGWLNTGGKALTLADLRGKILLLDFWTFCCINCLHVLDELRPLEEKYGDALVVIGVHSPKFEHERDPKALAAAVERYGVHHPVVDDGDMHLWEQYAAKAWPTLAVVDPEGYLVSSMAGEGHAEGLSRLIDELIIKHEASGTLHRGDGPYVPPPAAEGLLHFPGKAIELADGNLLVSDSARHSVVELSPDGATLVRRFGGPERGVPFSEPQGMALLPPAVASTAGYDVVIADTVNHQLRAINLMSGEITLVAGSGRPWRSTVDDHAHDALAADLSSPWDVAWFDDKVVIAMAGIHQLWWFDPIKRTVGVYAGTTVEALRDGPIPDVWMAQPSGLSVSADQKRLWIADSETSALRYVEAGVMHTAVGQGLFDFGHVDGPAAEALFQHPLGVAALADGSVLVADTYNGAVRRFDPESGEVSTVDSGLAEPSDVLVTQNQVIVVESAAHRLTRLAPGAVKTVTGERHKTERPPSHLAPGEVTLDVIFTPAPGQKLDSQFGSPVRLTVSASPAELLLDGAGVTTDLTRKITLNPDVPKGVLQVVAQAATCDVDAEFGACHLTRQDWGVPIVIDPAGPQRLPLILRGVDTAN
- a CDS encoding RNA polymerase sigma factor, which gives rise to MDDTDDPDDAALIRKDFAALFDRHAPHIHRYLARRLGDQSADDLVAETFLTAFRRRASFRADQRDARPWLYGIATNLVAQHRRDEVRRLRLHRAVPPEQDTACHADRVAADVTAAALRNTLTEALADLADGDRDVLLLLVQEELTYEQVGAALDIPVGTVRSRMHRARVQLRAALGGSNPLISTDVEVHHG
- a CDS encoding CU044_5270 family protein, yielding MDEITLVRDLGEETALPSSQRLAASRMTLMSEVAPVAKKSRRWAALLTAAAAAVVAAVAIPQVVTTPAAQPAPPAASAPEMTPVAAFLNAAATTAAKEKDVVPRGDQYLYLRFVEFDGTLNEAWLSIDGQHDSKGRGEDGDYHVFRGEPIPRYLPDMPTDPAAMSVWIKKYVKDRTGADHLDAINKFIGVLPTTVWMRPAQRAAFYRAIGLIDGNRLVEGAQDSRGRTGVGVAWVSPGTTEERVLWVFDEKSHTLLGTKDSSLDRIALVDRIDQKG
- a CDS encoding LamB/YcsF family protein, translating into MDLNADLGEGFGAWRLGDDDALLDVVTSANVACGFHAGDPSTMYRVCRLAAEKGVAVGAQVGYRDLAGFGRRRIDYDRNELRDDILYQIGALEAFCKAAGDRVRYVKPHGALYNTAAVDVVQSSAVIDAVLAYDAALPVLCQPGSVLAARAVEAGLSVVGEGFADRGYLADGRLVPRNQPDAIVHDVDEVVTRVVRMAVDGEVIAVDGTVTPCPVRSICVHGDTPGAVDLARAVRAGLAAHLAVQPF
- a CDS encoding 5-oxoprolinase subunit C family protein; its protein translation is MAVGGQDRSNPFRRTTGAARPSHPRHPGPAGDHVITVLRAGPLTTVQDLGRPGWAHLGVPRSGALDMPALRLANRFVGNPDDAAGLETTLLGCTLRFASAALVAVTGAVADVDVNGRPVERLRGYQLFEVPAGGIVDVKRATRGVRSYLAVAGGITVEPVLGSRSTDTLSGLGPDRLTDGAVLPVGTVTGAPIVGEPARVTGELVLGLRLGPRDDWFDRTGLFGTPYEISPLSNRIGTRLAGTALTRAKAGELPSEGVVLGAVQVPADGQPIIFLADHPTTGGYPVIGVVGDVTPLAQARPGTTVRFRELD
- a CDS encoding 5-oxoprolinase subunit B family protein, which codes for MKIRRVGAWGLLIECPDADRVEDWRAELWRRRAAGELQAVEIVPGARTVLLDGVAPGTEALLAAWEPAPGEHRADGRIVEIPTVFDGADLDSVAGLWHVTRDEAVQRLVETRLTVAFSGFAPGFAYLRGFPDEWAVPRLDAPRPRVPAGSVALAGGWAGIYPTASPGGWRLVGRTDQTLFDVRREQPALLTPGTRVQLVTT
- the trhA gene encoding PAQR family membrane homeostasis protein TrhA translates to MTTSAPFRMKPTDLGKPRLRGRLHQYAFFVALVCGVVLSSIALSRPGISPFLSCLIYSVTVCGLFGTSALYHRRVWSERGYQIMRRADHSMIFIFIAGSYTPFCVLLLEGTQQFVLLVLVWGGALGGVALKMIWPHLPRWVGAPLYVALGWVAVAIIPEVLHVGGVTCLVLLLVGGAIYTIGAVFYALRRPNPWPTVFGHHEFFHACTLVAAICHHIAVYFALYA
- a CDS encoding DUF6458 family protein; the encoded protein is MGIGASIFLIALGAILAFAVEADISGLDIGVIGWILMLAGFAGLVITLVFWSNRRRTVVTRSQQPAAGAGYTTEYREVRRDDVPPPPPPAYS